The Silene latifolia isolate original U9 population chromosome Y, ASM4854445v1, whole genome shotgun sequence sequence ACTTATTTAATGGCAAGAACTTCACTAAATGGAAGCGTGACGTTTATCTTGCACACATAACTAAGAATAAGGATGGATTTATGGACGGAGTCTTGAAAACTCCGGCTAAAACTGATCGATCTTTCAATCAGTATGTTCGTTGTGATTTGTTTGTTGCTAAGTGGATTCTTTACTCCATTGAACCTGAAATTCGTGAATCTCTGGATTACATTCACAATGCTAGAGAGTTGTGGTTAGAAATCAATGAAAGGTATGGTCAGGCGAATGGTTTGGAAGTTTACCAGCTAAAGAAGGATTTAGGACACATTTCTCAGGATAATTCTTCCCTGATTGAATATTATAGTAAACTGAAGACTATTTGGGACAGCCTGGCTTCTTTGGATCCTGTACCTCTGTGTAGTTGTGGTGCACTAGATCAGTGTACCTTTCATCTTCTTAAGAGAATGTTAGACAGGGAGTCTAATGCCAAGTTCATTCAGTTCATTATGGGACTTAACAACAGCTATGAGATGGTCAACACTAACATCTTATCTATGGAACCGCTGCCTTCCATAAACAAAGCCTTATCTTTACTCCAAAAGATAGAACGGCAGAAACAAATTATTGATGTAGTTGAAGTTTTGGCTGAAGCAACTGCTTATTCTACATCTACACAGCAGCCTGAGTGGAAGAAAGCAAAACTAAATCCACCGAGTCCGTTACTCTCCTCGCTTGCAACTATTGCAAGGATCCTTCTCATCTCATTAGCAGCTATCCCAAACTGAAACCTTGTGAATGCTGTGGTAAAAAAGGTCACAAGTTGGAACATTGCTATATCTACAAGAATAAGGGAAAAGGAAAGAGCTGGAAAGGCAAGGGCAAGGTCACTTTTCAGAATGGGGAGAATGTTTACAGAAGAAATGCTAACAATGCTAAGACACTTGAcagtgatgatgaagatgagacTGCTGATTACACACCATTTACCTCCCATTCTGAGCCTGCATTTCCTCCTGATATGGATAAATATGCTGCTCAGCAATCTGCACCTTTGGCATTTGACAGTCACATGATGAATGGTCTTGTTCAGACTGTGGTCAAGCAGGTTGTTCAAGCTTTTTCTGAAACGCAATCACCACCAGCTGTTTCTCATATCAATTTTGTAGGTATAATTCCACAATCTCATGTATGTTAAGTTTCTAAATGCTTGCCATCTGCTGACTGGATTGTAGACACTGGAGCCTCTGATCATATGACATCTAAAACAGATGTGCTTCTTGATATTAAAATCCTGCTAAAACCTATTATTGTCAGTCTGCCTGATGGTACTATTAAAGTGGTGCACAGAATAGGTAAAGCCTGTGTAGCACCAAATATCATTCTAGATAATGTGCTCATTGTCCCAGATTTTAAACAAAATCTTTTGTCTGTTGGCAAATTAATTGGCAAAAGTAATATTGTGGTCAGTTTTAACACTACTGAGTGTGTTTTCCAGGACCTTACAAGTAAGGTAATCCTTGGAGTGGCTAAAAAGTGTGGAGATCTCTACTGGTTGAAGTCTTATAAGGCTGTTAATAAAGCTAGTTCTAGTCTAGATGCTCATTTTCCTTTTCATGATGTATCTAGCAATATGGCTAATTGTTCTAGAGATCTTAGGCATAAGATGAAAGATTTACATGTTTTACATGCTAGGTTAGGCCATACTTCTATTGAGCAAATGAAACATGTACTGAATCTTCCTTATTCAGATGTTAATGGATTCTTTTGTGAAACTTGCATTTAATCCAAACATCACAAGTTTCCTTTTACTAGGAGTATTTCTCATGCTCCTATTTGTTTTGAGTTGGTACATATGGATATTTGGGGTCCATACAGGGTATGTGCCTTAAATGGTGCCAAATATTTCTTAACTATAGTTGATGACCATTCAAGGAGTACTTGGACATTTTTATTCCATGACAACACCCAAGTTCATAGTTTGGTCAAGGATTTCTTAACTTATGTAGACACCCAGTTTGGTATGGCAGTTAAGGTTGTTAGAAGTGACAATGGAACTGAATTCCTTCAAAAAGTTTGTCATAGACTATTCAAGGATAAGGGTATAGTTCATCAGAGGAGTCTAGTAGGGAGACCTCAACAAAATGGCAGGGTTGAGAGGAAGCATAGGCACCTCCTTGACACTGCTAGGGCATTAAAACTACATGCTGGTTTGCCATTGAAGTTTTGGGGAGAGTGTATTCTTGCTGCCACCCACTTGATTAACAGAATGCCAGTTAAGACCTTGACATGGAAGAGTCCATATGAGATTTTATTCAAAGAAAAGGTCCCCTACCAAGATCTCAAGGTGTTTGGTTGTCTCTGCTATGCTACACTATCCAAGCCAAACACTGATAAATTTGCAAACAGAGGCAGGAAATGCATTTTTTTGGGTTATTCATATGGCCAGAAAGTCTACAAGGTCTATGACCTCTCCACTCATACTATTTCTGTCAATAGGGATGTGGTTTTCAAAGAGGATATTTTTCCATATAAACTCCAGTCCCCTTCTCATACTACTGTTGACCCTCAACTGCATCTACAAGAAATAGCAATTGTTGATTCCAACTTACCTGATGCAATCACACCTTTGCATCCTACTAACACTTCAAATATACAAGCTTCTACAACTAATATTCATATAAATACAAATAATAATTCTTCACATACTATCCCTACACAATCCCTTACATCTTCAAATCCAGAGTTTGGCACTCAGGACAAGGTGCCTGACATTTCAGGTGAAGCAGAGACTGTTGTGCCTGGACCAAGGAGGTCCACCAGGGCAAAACAGCTTTCCAAGAATCTACAGGGGTTTCAATGTGCAATAAAGCTCCCCTTTCAATCTGCAGCAGCATCCAACATTGATGCATCCTCTTCCACATTTGTCAATACAGCTGTTATACAACATCTGGTTGAGTTTGATCCTGCCTATACAGCCACTCTGGCTAATGTTCTTAATATTCATGAACCTGTCTCTTTTGACCAAGCAGTCAAAGATGACAGGTGGGTTGCAGCAATGGATAAAGAGTTACAAGCATTGGAATCTAATGATACATGGGATTTGATGCTTTTACCAGCTGGTAAGAAGGCCATAGGGTCCAAATGGGTGTACAAAATAAAACACAACCCAGATGGCACAATTGAAAGATTCAAAGCCAGGTTGGTAGCTAAAGGCTACAACCAGGTAAAAGACAAAGACTACAAACATACTTTTTCCCCAGTAGCTAAGTTTGCTACAGTCAGAACTTTGATGGCTTTGGCAGCAGCAAAGGGGTGGATTTTACATCAACTTGACATCAATAATGCATTCTTGCATGGTTTTTTGGAAGAAGAAGTTTACATGACACCACCATTGGGTTATAGCAAAGCCAAAGATAAAGAAGTGTGTAAACTCAAGAGGTCTTTATATGGGCTCAAGCAAGCCTCTAGACAGTGGAACAAAGAGCTTACAAAGCATTTATTAGGTATTGGGTTTACCCAATCCAGACAAGATTATTCTTTGTTCATTAAAAAATCACCTAATGATTCACTCATCATTGCTTTGGTGTACGTGGATGATATATTTCTCACTGGTGATGATGAGTTGGGCATTCAGTCAGTCAAAAAGGGCTTGGATGCTACCTTCACCATTAAAGATCTTGGCCATATGAGATACTTTCTTGGCCTAGAAGTGGCCAGAAATGATTCAGGCATCCTTTTGAATCAAAGGAAGTACATTGTTGACATTCTTAAGGATTTGAACATGGAAAATTGTACTGAAGCTGCAGTTCCCATGGCAAAAGGTACAACATTATCCGTGGAATAAGGTGAACTGATACAGGAACCAGAGAGGTATAGAAGACTGATTGGGAAGTTGCTGTACTTAAACCTCACTAGACCAGACATATCCTATTCAGTACAGCATCTAAGTCAATTCTTGGTTCAGCCTAGAGTTCCCCATATGCAGGCAGCAATTCACATAGTCAGATATCTCAAAGGAACAATCAATGTGAGCTTGCATTACCCCTCTTCATCTGAATTACATCTCAAGGCTTATAGTGATGCAGATTGGGGCAAATGTGCCTTCACCAGCAAATCCCTAAGTGGATATTGCATCTACCTTGGTTCATCTTTAATTTCTTGgaaaacgaaaaaacaaaaaacagtGAGCAAAAGTACTGCAGAGGCCGAATACAGGAGTATGTCATATACTGCCAGTGAGATGGTTTGGTTGGAAGCTCTGCTCAAAGATCTACATGTTCAGGTACCCTTACCTATTTCCCTCTATTGTGATAATCAAGCCGCAACACACATAGCTCAGAACCCTGTCTTTCATGAAAGGACAAAACACTTGAATGTGGATTGCCATTATGTTAGAAACAAGCTGCAAGAAGGCTTCTTGATGTCACAGCATGTGCGTACAGGTCTGCAGATTGCAGACATCATGGCCAAGGGGCTAGGCATTCAACAGCACTCCTTTTTTTTACACAAGCTTGGACTTCACTCCTATAAAGGAAGTCCAGCTTGAGGGGGGAATATAGAACTTAGTTAAATTATCATATTGAGGTCAATAAAAGGTGTACTATAAATACACTCATTGTACATTTGGTAATAATAAGatccttattttatttacttttgtTTCTCTCACTACAACTAACTTTCTCACTCTATAACAAACTACTCTGTTCTTCTACCTCATGTCAATGGAGATCATAGCTTCACACTTCATATGCTAATACTGTTGGAAATTAGCTAATTACTGTTGATTGATTATGGTCTTAATTGCAGTTGTTGCAGATTAGAGACTGCTAATCTTTAGCAGTCCAACTGTCTATACCATTCTCCCACTTGCATCGGACTGTCGACCCTCAGACATGACATGAAACTTAAGACACATCATTTTAGAACAAAACATAAATTTATCTATAACAAAACGGTGTCCGTCACCTAAACAAGAACCTGTGTTAGATGCTTAAATGCCTTAATCAAGGCTGAGTAACATATGTTAGAAAATAAAATCGGAGTAACATTTCGGTTTCTAATCATACGTGTTTTAGATTTGAATATCCATTTTTCACATAATGTTCATGTAAATCATTTAACACCGAAATAAAGGGATCCACTCAACTAGTTAGAAAGAAAACAACAATTTTCAGTAAATCATTTAACACCGAAATAAAGAGATCCACTACAATTAATTATTTTAGGCGGTTTCAAGGGCTTGGGCTTTGAAGCTATGGTGGTTTTAATACTCTAACATGTTTCATCCTGCTGCGTGCATAACATACTTCACTCCATAGCTAGTCCAATAGCTACTAGAAGACTAGAAAGGGGAGGGGGTGACACCTAGTTCACGTAATGGGGGAAATAACAACGGATTCAGATCTTTCGCGTaaaaaaataatgaattaaaAGTGAACTAAACAAAATATTTGATTAAGAAAAAACAAATAATAAGAGCAAGACAAATACATCTTAGCTTACTAAGGCAGACCGAGTACTAGAGCTAGGCAACGAGAAGTTTAGAATATCAGTTCAAGAAGCGGTACAAAAGAAAATAGTTAAACCATCTCTAGGTACTGATTACTAAGGCAATGGAAGAAAATGAGAATGAATGCTTATACAAATACATCTTAGCTTCCTCATACGAATAGTCTAATGCATAGACAAATACATATCTAGATcgtaatgaagaagaagaagaagaagaagaggaagaagaatcATCAACGTCTCCACCACTTTTGGTTTCGACTTTTCTCGGTGTAGAAGTTAGTAGTGAGTTTAAGCAAAAGATGAGAACCCCGCTGATGAATTTTTTAGTTCTCGAGGCTCGCATATTCAATACGAGCGGAGCACTTATTAACGTTCCTGTTGATGACCATGTATTACACCTTGATAAATAGACTTCTTTGATTTCTTTTGAGCAAGTTATTCATTGGTGTGACGAAGGCGAGATAGGTGCCTCTCACATTTCTATTTCATGAGGTAAGAACTTTTAACATTTTTTAACATTAATAGTAAGTCTACTAGTTTCTACGGACTCTAGTTCAAATTGTTGTAGGTATTTGACTGATCTTAGTGACACTATGAAGTCTACTAGTTTCTACGGACTCTTTTTCCCCGAGCCGTTGTCTAAATTTGCAGCTGTAAGTGAAATTATCGATCAGATTATATTGGAAGAGCTATGATATGTACGAAGTGTGGAAGGGGTCGAAAACTTATATTTGCAGCTtattgatacgtctgtcgtatacctatcaaaaataaactaactaaactaactatatagctagggaagtcaggtcgatctcctcagggaggcaagatatctgtagaagtccgtctatttggtcacaaaaggggggggggttgtttgaattgttttctaaactacaagatttaaaggaagagaagtagagaaaagagcagtaaaagcaaggaaatagatttaaactatcagatagagaaaggtcatgtcaggatttcggttcactacggtagtccaatgactcaactgtaaacaacttagacagattaatgtgagacggatatggaaaggtgctttcggtccactttctatcctaaattaccactaacttaactttcatcctcgtcagggtagtctactgttcatagcaggcctatttagtccaatctttcgatctaggattaattttagccagattaatggggtgactcagaagcgtgcactcaactaagtcggtaaaatacaattaaattgctatggtaacagaatctcacaattaaatCATCTAacttatttactacatcgtcacatttctaccgtagctcccctaatcccaacatgaaagaagtttagctactcatatcgctaataatatcaaaactaacaatcaacaatgaattaacaataaacatgatgaaataacaaattaaatgcataaaagtaaattagggcagaaattaaatatgactaaacgaagaattaaagcaaacaaaagagagattattattaagaaaagaggaagggattacaatcgtgcgaatccggcgtaaagaacacaaaatccgagcaaaacaATCCCGAGAACAAGGTTACAGAGAAAGGAGAAAAGTAACGCAGTCTTGAAAATTAGATAAAAGCTAAGTAGTGAATGAATTCTGATACTAATGACCTAgctaaagcgtgcttaaataggaaaataactaagtttatcgaaataaaacaactcacgggctaattaaagcccatgacagcagaaaccactcgatcgagtggaataaagccactcgatcgagcaaaactcaggacaatctactcgatcaagtagattaatcagtcgatcgagtaacccatctTTAGAGCAgctctggatcgagtagaaaactactcgatcgaccaactgggaccataaaaaccactcgatcgagtggttaaactactcgatcgagtcttctgtcttcaactcagctcaagtccatgcccgactgcctcgtaatccgtaCCTTCACGcttcccgtctcctctaaatgcatgcaaaaaggacagaaaatggtacgattccactactttcgcgttcatttctacaaaatggataAAACGAactaaagtagccaattcggggcataatactaaaTAAACAGGACAAAAATTCATAGAAATACGtgttgaaataggctaaaaagactatataatatgcacgtatcaaatctccccaaaccgaacctttacttgtcctcgagtaaactaaaatgcaactaatggaacggaaatgaaaactcagagctagcttaacttgtctacttgaaccaatttaatgcaacaaatactaacagttaaagctaagcagtcaatacgcaaacgagttatgagctgttcagaaatatagccgacctatcgaccttgcaagaccaacaaaattggactctctcgtggtcactcttctctcatgaagcaaagggtgaatgttatatgtaaaagagagaaggaaagacagacactcacctaactgcgacctacattgcatgcatgtaacaaaaatgaaagacaattcaagtactaatgcctacactccaaccaataatgtctgtcacagccgagggcttacaaatgatatgggaatagtgaggttcaggtgagaaaaagcaaaacaagttatggtaatgtggaggtaaaagcgtcaagctatcctaataggaccatataagaccatccgaatctcaactgactgaaaaactaagtacaagtgcccttcatttggcacacaactcactaaactcatacacaatctcctcaaaaatatggaataagaatggaggagtcaaacggtcacaaactttccttttttaaacaccgtctgaatgaatcacaacaaacaaatcaaaccttttcaaacttctttttttttcttcactgtACACGTGAAcaacttttctttttcttcattttttttcattttttttttctttctttctttcacgtttttcctcttttttttttttttttttgctttttcaaattttctttttctttttctcattcCTCTATTTACACAAACTCCATACAGATAAATACGAGCCAAAATGCAGAcagaaaatcataccacaaaagaacatactaaaactagcttgactaggcaggcttagttttggatgtagctaatgggtaaaaaaggcaagttttggcttatgtggagctaaataggtgaaaaatataagaaaaagggAAGATttacaagcacctccctgcatgtgacaccaaccacaaacccgaataagtgcattttacaagaaattgaATGTTATAAAAGTGCGAAAATGATGAACaagctatgcaaggagtactactctcaattcctaatgaaccggccatgaatgtcaccagttatgggctctaaaactcagaatttatggagtagtttgtcaatttatcaggtcaagtctaaacagtcagctatatttgaacaaaaacccgtagactatgcgtatgacaaagctaataactatcaacagaagtgcaaggctcaagtagaatgacaagttatagtgcagtttcatcacgaaaatctaccgttccgactaaacctatatgcaaaaataaacgtgaatatttttggattttttgaaattttctaatttttttggttttttttttatttttttaatgaaataaataaatacaaatgcaagcggaaaaataaatgtgaatgcaaaacaaatgcaaatgcagactaaaaaggatgcaataccctccccaaaccaaaacggacaacgccctcgttgtcctccagcatacaccagcagatatatacaggggaacgggaatatacaaccaagaaagaataaaaataataaaataaaaaggagacaaaaataaaagagtaagagatacatacagaacacgaacttccccaaaccagccaaaaaactggggaagtgagtagaccagtagctactcatcagcGTCCTCGTTACGGACGTCTTCCACTGTGAACTCAGGATCggcctcctcctctctcctcctccgctcctcagcgcaAGCtttctccactgccacctcaggatcctcgtcctcgtcctcctcctcagcagactccgggtacccctcagctgggtaccggtagaaggaagggtgtagccaaccctctgggatcggacggtgtcgcctcaagtgcTACTCGTACAAAGGGTGCAAGGTAAGagctatgtccctctccatacgagtcTGTCGCTCTGTAATCTCTAgaaacaaaccgtcacggcgcccttggtccatgaccgcggacaccacaaagggtggaggtggtacgaaagtagccggaaaAACCGGCTGTGCCTGTATCTGGTCggtgggagtgggagtaggagtaggggtcgggacgggagtagccgtggaaggctgggtactgcctgaaggtgtggacccctctcaattctcaagtctacgccgcttcttggtGGCGGGAATAGTGGGAGGTGGTCTGAGTGAAAGGTGGTAGACCGGTGGAGGTGGCAGTCGGTCACCCCTAGCGACAGTAGGCAAAGAGGCTAGACGGGaaagagtgtcacaaggtaagtctacaaaaaaggagccgtctatcttccatgtctggtagtctggggtcagccaatgctgagaaagcatggcatccagactcagaaacctctctccctcgaggtactgcaagtcacgaggccagacggggaagaaggaacgggcaagaatggtggctatgccaccgcaggcaatagatcccgtctccttcagcccctgggcctgaaagtactgggcggtcaagtaggcaatgttgagggtaaaaggaccctcataGTCAACGTTGAGGTAACCGCCcaagatggagagctcggtgtttgtgatgttgtttggctcctttcggccgaaaatggtACTCCCCATCATCCTAAGAAAGTAATGGGCAGGGGCAGGTGGACCtgggcgagctttcgctcgggacaggtggtctgggccaaggtcctcCAAAGCTGACGGATGACCCTCCTAGGAGCTGTAGtgtcgcccgtagaggaaaggcaAAGTCTgcgaccaaactcctccaaagtcatcggaaaggtccggttgaacaaccggaaagacaatGAAGAAGAAGTAGCggggtcagcatcgtgtgccccggaggagaaggtgaaggagctgaggaactcaagactcagctccaaAAAGGTACGGCTGCTCATAGTGATGACCCTGGTCATCCCCGTGCTCCGTAGAagctcacaaaccgactcgtaaatgtcgagtctctcaagtgccggtttatctaaaaaccgggaaggtacaaactcacagcctaggaggcgataaaacctcttacgatgaaCAACGTTAATAAAAAGTACCTGCGGATAGTCGGGGTGAGACTCGAGGGATGTGTCCCCTCGGACCGTAACCGTGCCAGAAAGAGAAGCAGCTGAAGTAGAGGGAGCGGCATAAGTAGAGGTAGCAGGAGCTGGTGTAGAACGGtaacgtccacgacctcggccccggcctctagaacccaaAGCAGAAGCCCGTGCGGTGACTGTGTGAGGGACTAGGgccgctctaaaggcagctgcaacTGCCGGCGAGTCCGCCACATGTGTGAAAACAACGGCTGGAGTAGAGGGTGTGGCTGCTGTGGCCACCACTGACGAAGAAAGGCTAGCAGCGGTGCTAGTAGTGGTGGTGGCCGTAACGGAAGTGGCAGCCGAAACAGAGCTAGCAGTAGAGCTAGCTGGGGTAAAAATGGTACCGGCAGCTGAAACTAGGAAAACAGGGGCTGCGGTACTAACTAAAGCGGAGGCGGTGGTAACAGCAGTGACCACCGTCTCAGCCAAGGATGGACTAGAAGACGAGCTAGTGGAGGGtagagagctagaatccatcctgtataCAAAGGGTAGGGGACATGATAAGATAACAGTGGTTAACAGCAAGAAAACCAGCATGGTAACTGCATGATAATTCCCAAAcagtcgaaaaaattcgacttCAGCCCACAAATTCCAAatattcctcaaaaatttcgaattaaagaATGTAAACAGCGATAGGGGCGGGATAGCAAGTATCAACAGCAGCAATTAAACAACAACTGAAATTAACTAGGTATTTGACAGTAGCAAATACCAACTTTCAGTCAAAAATTTTGACTGTAAGAACCCCTAAATGCGAATTCGTGTAACATTCGAATTAAGGCATGTTTAAGCAGTGAGGAAAGGGGATTAATCATCAAGTATAAAAAAGAAGGGCAAACAATGACAGTGTAAGTCGAAGAATTCGACTAAACAGAGaatttcaaaaccctaattttaaattacctcataaaaattcgaaataaacgaaattaaaatgcaatta is a genomic window containing:
- the LOC141627786 gene encoding uncharacterized protein LOC141627786, with protein sequence MPEITADSSVTSPPSYAIYDDPFYLSPTDQPSLKLLSYLFNGKNFTKWKRDVYLAHITKNKDGFMDGVLKTPAKTDRSFNQYVRCDLFVAKWILYSIEPEIRESLDYIHNARELWLEINERYGQANGLEVYQLKKDLGHISQDNSSLIEYYSKLKTIWDSLASLDPVPLCSCGALDQCTFHLLKRMLDRESNAKFIQFIMGLNNSYEMVNTNILSMEPLPSINKALSLLQKIERQKQIIDVVEVLAEATAYSTSTQQPEWKKAKLNPPSHKLEHCYIYKNKGKGKSWKGKGKVTFQNGENVYRRNANNAKTLDSDDEDETADYTPFTSHSEPAFPPDMDKYAAQQSAPLAFDSHMMNGLVQTVVKQVVQAFSETQSPPAVSHINFVDTGASDHMTSKTDVLLDIKILLKPIIVSLPDGTIKVVHRIGKACVAPNIILDNVLIVPDFKQNLLSVGKLIGKSNIVVSFNTTECVFQDLTSKVILGVAKKCGDLYWLKSYKAVNKASSSLDAHFPFHDVSSNMANCSRDLRHKMKDLHVLHARLGHTSIEQMKHVLNLPYSDVNGFFCETCI